One region of Salvia miltiorrhiza cultivar Shanhuang (shh) chromosome 3, IMPLAD_Smil_shh, whole genome shotgun sequence genomic DNA includes:
- the LOC131015006 gene encoding zinc finger protein CONSTANS-LIKE 4-like, with amino-acid sequence MGAETWSLTAKLCDSCKAAPAAVFCRADSAFLCGACDGKIHAANKLASRHGRVWICEVCEQAPASFTCKADAASLCAACDRDIHSANPLARRHERVPVVPFYDSAAKSSPSAECSEEEAEAASWLLPDPNSKVEEEESGSPEYMSAEYLFNDMDPYLDLDLKSGDQKPHHIVDDDHKHYSSDGVVPVQSKTEYGSGHYVPGPVVDGFPTYEMEYPGPKPFMYNFTSQSISQSVSSSSLEVGVVPDHNGAADATESLGKSESVAVALFGMDREARVLRYREKRKNRRFEKTIRYASRKAYAETRPRIKGRFAKVSELEVDSLLAADASSYGVVPTF; translated from the exons aTGGGGGCGGAAACCTGGAGCCTAACCGCGAAGCTCTGCGACTCGTGCAAGGCGGCGCCCGCGGCCGTCTTCTGCCGCGCTGACTCGGCGTTCCTGTGCGGCGCGTGCGACGGCAAGATCCACGCCGCCAACAAGCTGGCGTCGCGCCACGGCCGCGTCTGGATCTGCGAGGTGTGCGAGCAGGCCCCGGCCTCCTTCACCTGCAAGGCCGACGCCGCCTCCCTCTGCGCCGCCTGCGACCGCGACATCCACTCCGCCAACCCCCTCGCCCGCCGCCACGAGCGCGTCCCCGTGGTCCCCTTCTACGACTCGGCCGCCAAGTCGTCGCCCTCCGCCGAGTGCTCCGAGGAGGAGGCGGAGGCCGCCTCCTGGCTCCTACCCGACCCGAACAGCAAGGTGGAGGAGGAGGAATCCGGGTCGCCCGAGTACATGTCGGCCGAGTACCTGTTCAACGATATGGATCCgtatctggatctggatctcaaatCGGGCGACCAGAAGCCGCACCACATCGTCGACGATGACCACAAGCATTACTCCTCCGACGGAGTCGTGCCGGTGCAGAGCAAGACCGAATACGGGTCGGGTCACTACGTACCGGGTCCCGTCGTCGACGGGTTCCCCACTTACGAAATGGAGTACCCGGGCCCCAAACCCTTCATGTACAACTTCACCTCGCAATCCATTAGCCAAAGC GTGTCGTCGTCGTCGCTGGAGGTGGGGGTGGTGCCGGATCACAACGGCGCGGCGGATGCGACGGAGAGCCTGGGGAAGAGCGAGAGCGTGGCGGTGGCGCTCTTCGGCATGGACAGAGAAGCGAGGGTGCTGCGGTACAGAGAGAAGAGGAAGAACAGAAGGTTCGAGAAGACGATTCGATACGCTTCGAGGAAGGCGTACGCGGAGACGAGACCGAGGATCAAGGGGAGATTCGCCAAGGTCTCTGAGCTCGAGGTCGACTCGCTCCTCGCCGCCGACGCTTCCTCGTACGGCGTCGTTCCGACCTTCTAG